One Tachysurus fulvidraco isolate hzauxx_2018 chromosome 2, HZAU_PFXX_2.0, whole genome shotgun sequence DNA segment encodes these proteins:
- the ncbp2 gene encoding nuclear cap-binding protein subunit 2 — protein sequence MSYKLNALFSDSYVDISQYRDQHFKGNRHEQEKLLKQSCTLYVGNLSFYTTEEQVYELFSKSGDVKRIIIGLDKVKKTACGFCFVEYYTRADAEHAMRFINGTRLDDRIIRTDWDAGFKEGRQYGRGKSGGQVRDEYRQDYDPARGGYGKLIQIQRGSDGHQKF from the exons ATGTCTTATAAATTAAACGCCCTTTTTAGCGACTCATACGTTGATATAAGTCAATATAGAGACCAGCATTTCAAG GGTAATCGGCATGAGCAAGAAAAGCTGTTGAAGCAAAGCTGTACTCTTTATGTCGGGAACCTTTCTTTCTACACAACAGAGGAGCAGGTGTATGAACTTTTCTCCAAAAGTGGCGATGTGAAAAGAATAATCATCGGCCTTGACAAGGTCAAGAAGACCGCttgtgggttttgttttgtgga GTACTACACGCGAGCTGACGCAGAGCACGCGATGAGATTTATTAATGGAACCAGACTGGACGATCGAATCATTAGAACAGACTGGGATGCCGGTTTTAAAGAGGGCCGGCAGTACGGTCGCGGTAAATCAGGTGGTCAG GTGCGAGATGAATATAGACAGGATTACGACCCTGCACGAGGAGGATACGGCAAATTAATTCAGATACAAAGGGGCTCAGATGGACATCAAAAATTTTAG
- the senp5 gene encoding sentrin-specific protease 5, whose amino-acid sequence MRVQVHNSSDQAKPAPAEMSENGRARRKRVPKLCDCCGPNTKPHALGHGPVTKKRGRRKKDVENEVEVTTDNHLSSAFVDLSTPDATDTTTVCDMHQVTLPEADPMLSGENIPPGLHNGTVASPENGPKTNSESNDSDFTPFSDSIECSSDTHSTTHASLDSHCDPKTPLDCMHSSPTSHRDCTETFVGSAESSVTTSDQPTDIDAMEIDHAVYAVYLNTKALRDHRYCKRPHVDTEEEEVNISQPPSADIQQEDIVELLHEYLELFYGKYGSFIPLSEDDILEYLNKHLNADFNDRRKMINKEVLKYKAGLACASMHFFKVTYNKHILALEDLSTLEDQNWVNDQVINMYGELIVDSTNHKVHFFNSFFYKQLVAKGYEGVKRWTKKVDVFSKRLLLIPLHLEIHWSLITVDVSKQSINFYDSQGILFKFAVENILKYILAEAKEKKHAALQKGWKMTVNKGIPQQKNDNDCGVFVLEYCKCLAFKEPLQFTQEDMPKVRKRIYKELCDCKLTDLQKQL is encoded by the exons ATGAGAGTCCAAGTTCATAACAGCTCCGACCAGGCAAAGCCGGCACCAGCCGAGATGTCGGAGAATGGGCGCGCACGGAGGAAACGCGTACCCAAGTTATGCGACTGCTGTGGGCCAAACACCAAACCTCACGCACTGGGTCACGGGCCGGTCACAAAGAAACGCGGCCGTAGGAAGAAAGACGTGGAGAATGAAGTGGAGGTGACGACTGACAACCATTTAAGTTCTGCGTTTGTAGACCTATCGACACCAGACGCCACGGACACCACAACTGTGTGCGACATGCATCAAGTAACACTTCCCGAAGCAGACCCAATGCTGAGCGGGGAAAATATTCCTCCGGGTCTTCACAATGGCACCGTGGCCAGTCCAGAGAACGGTCCAAAAACTAACAGTGAAAGCAATGATTCTGATTTCACTCCATTCAGTGACTCAATAGAGTGCagttctgacacacacagtacaactcATGCCAGTTTGGATTCACACTGTGATCCTAAAACACCTCTAGACTGTATGCACAGCAGTCCGACCTCTCACAGGGACTGTACAGAAACATTCGTAGGTTCTGCCGAGAGCAGCGTGACTACGTCAGATCAGCCCACAGACATTGATGCCATGGAAATTGATCATGCTGTGTATGCGGTTTATCTAAACACAAAGGCTTTAAGGGACCACCGTTACTGCAAACGACCACATGTCGACACAGAAGAAGAGGAAGTTAATATCTCACAACCACCTTCAGCCGACATCCAGCAGGAAGATATTGTAGAACTGCTTCATG aATACCTCGAGCTTTTCTATGGGAAATATGGGAGCTTCATTCCACTGAGTGAGGACGACATTCTTGAGTACCTGAACAAACACTTGAACGCTGACTTTAATGACAG aaggaaaatgataaataaagaaGTTCTGAAGTACAAGGCCGGCTTGGCCTGCGCATCAATGCATTTCTTCAAAGTGACCTACAACAAGCACATTTTAGCTCTCGAAGACCTTTCAACACTTGAAGACCAAAACTGGGTCAATGACCAG gtcaTAAACATGTATGGTGAATTGATCGTGGATTCTACAAACCACAAG GTCCATTTCTTCAACAGTTTCTTTTATAAACAGCTTGTAGCAAAAGGCTATGAAGGAGTAAAGAGGTGGACAAAAAAG GTGGATGTGTTTTCTAAAAGATTGCTGCTGATTCCCCTCCACTTGGAGATCCACTGGTCCCTGATTACTGTGGACGTTTCCAAGCAAAGCATAAACTTCTATGATTCCCAAGGAATATTGTTCAAGTTTGCTGTTGAA AACATTTTGAAATACATCCTAGCAGaggcaaaagaaaagaagcacGCCGCTCTACAAAAAGGCTGGAAGATGACGGTCAACAAG ggtATTCCACAACAGAAGAACGATAacgactgtggtgtttttgttctGGAG TACTGCAAGTGTCTGGCGTTTAAAGAACCATTGCAGTTCACACAAGAGGACATGCCTAAAGTTCGCAAAAGAATATACAAGGAACTCTGTGACTGCAAGCTCACTGACCTACAAAAACAGCTCTAG